The following proteins are encoded in a genomic region of Thermothielavioides terrestris NRRL 8126 chromosome 5, complete sequence:
- a CDS encoding glycoside hydrolase family 13 protein (CAZy_ID 270201), translated as MPQKAWWKEAAVYQIYPASVCDLNGDGIGDIPGILSKLDYLESLGVDVVWLCPVYESPQVDMGYDISDYRAIHAPYGTVQDVDQLIAALHKRGMKLVMDLVVNHTSDQHAWFKESRSSLDNPKRDWYIWRKPRWDAEGNRQPPNNWASVFGGSAWSFDEETGEYYLHLFCKEQPDLNWENPDVAQAVHDVMTFWLDKGVDGFRMDVINFISKTPGLPDAPVTIPDQQFQPAELHYADGPRLHEFLRGLRGILDKYNAFAVGEMPGVKEEAEVLKSVAEDRKELNMIFQFDIICLDNGRNNKFFPKEWSLPKLKAIVHKWQTCMFDNSGWNALFLENHDQSRSVSRFTPHRPENRNAAAKMLATFMGMQAGTLFVYQGQELGMANLPKDWGIDEYKDVETQNLYRLALEQHRGDPDGAEKVMDQVRLKARDHGRSPMQWNTQKHGGFTTGTPWMRVNEDYLHCNAEQQQRDPSSVFAYWQRLLRLRKQHADTFVYGSFELLAADDPAVVCYRRVHASAGAATVVLNFTDGEYAWEAPPGVVKAWEGARRILANYAEPGEIRKHSAAVVCLRPFEAVVLLEERKMC; from the exons ATGCCTCAGAAAGCCTGGTGGAAAGAGGCTGCCGTGTACCAGATCTACCCCGCCTCCGTCTGCGACCTCAATGGAGACGGTATCGGCGATATTCCAGGTATCCTCTCGAAGCTCGACTATCTCGAGTCACTGGGGGTCGATGTCGTGTGGCTGTGCCCAG TGTACGAGTCTCCGCAGGTGGACATGGGATATGACATCTCCGACTACCGCGCCATCCATGCCCCGTACGGCACTGTCCAGGACGTCGATCAGCTCATCGCGGCGCTGCACAAGCGGGGAATGAAGCTGGTCATGGACCTGGTCGTGAACCATACCTCGGACCAGCACGCCTGGTTCAAGGAGTCTCGGTCATCGCTCGATAACCCCAAGCGGGACTGGTACATCTGGAGGAAACCCCGATGGGATGCAGAGGGCAACCGGCAGCCGCCTAACAACTGGGCTTCCGTCTTTGGAG GCAGCGCTTGGTCATTTGACGAGGAGACGGGCGAGTACTATCTGCATCTGTTCTGCAAGGAACAGCCGGACCTCAACTGGGAAAACCCTGATGTCGCACAAGCGGTTCACGACGTTATGACCTTTTGGCTCGACAAGGGTGTCGACGGGTTCCGAATGGACGTTATCAATTTCATCAGCAAGACACCCGGCCTACCGGACGCGCCCGTGACGATTCCAGACCAGCAGTTCCAGCCCGCCGAACTGCACTACGCAGATGGTCCGCGGCTGCACGAATTCCTGCGAGGACTGAGGGGGATCCTGGACAAGTACAACGCCTTCGCCGTTGGGGAGATGCCCGGCGTCAAGGAGGAGGCTGAAGTCTTGAAGTCGGTGGCGGAAGATCGGAAGGAGTTGAACATGATATTCCAGTTCGACAT AATCTGCCTCGATAATGGACGGAACAACAAATTCTTCCCCAAGGAGTGGTCGCTCCCCAAGCTCAAGGCCATCGTCCACAAGTGGCAGACCTGCATGTTCGACAACAGTGGCTGGAACGCGCTATTCCTGGAGAACCACGACCAGAGTCGGTCAGTTTCACGGTTTACACCCCACCGCCCTGAGAACCGAAACGCAGCCGCCAAGATGCTGGCCACGTTCATGGGCATGCAGGCGGGGACCTTGTTCGTGTACCAGGGCCAGGAGCTGGGCATGGCCAACTTGCCCAAGGACTGGGGGATCGACGAGTACAAGGACGTTGAGACCCAGAATCTGTACCGGCT CGCGCTAGAACAACACCGCGGGGACCCAGACGGTGCGGAGAAGGTCATGGACCAGGTGCGACTCAAGGCTCGAGATCACGGCCGGTCACCCATGCAA TGGAACACACAAAAACACGGCGGCTTCACAACCGGCACGCCGTGGATGCGCGTCAACGAGGACTACCTGCACTGCaacgccgagcagcagcagcgggatcCGTCGAGCGTCTTCGCCTACTGGCAGCGGCTCCTGCGGCTGCGCAAGCAGCACGCCGACACCTTCGTCTACGGCAGCTTCGAGCTGCTCGCGGCCGACGACCCCGCCGTGGTGTGCTACCGCCGCGTCCacgcgtcggcgggcgccgccacGGTGGTGCTGAATTTCACTGACGGCGAGTATGCGTgggaggcgccgccgggtgTTGTGAAGGCGTGGGAGGGGGCACGTCGCATCCTGGCGAACTATGCTGAGCCAGGAGAGATCCGAAAGCATAGTGCCGCTGTTGTGTGTCTCCGGCCGTTTGAGGCCGTGGTGCTCCTGGAAGAGCGGAAGATGTGTTGA